The genomic region TGCGTTTGTAATAGGTCGTGAAGTAACAATGTTCGACGATCGCGCCCAGCGCCGCGGCCTCGCGCTGCTGGTCCGTCGTGTAAACGTCGGCAGGATTGTCGGCGTGCGTCAGGATCACCTGACAGCCCGTCTTTGCGCCGGCGCGTGCCAGCGCCAGTCCTTCCGCGGCGCTGACATGCCCCGTGCCGACCAGCATCCCGCAGCGCTTCGCCGTTTCCAGCACCGCGAGCGCTTCGGGAATCAAATTTCCCCGAGCGTCAAGGATGTAAATACACTTGCTCGAATCCACGTCGGGCGTTCCGTTTTGTTTTCGGAATTCCTGGTAGCTGCGCGAATCCATCGTCGGGAACCAGACGATTCGACCGCCCATCTTGCCGCTGACGGCGACCGCTTCGGGATTGAGTCCTCCGACCGAGCTGTTCAGCGTCACGCCGCCAGCGAAATGCAGTTCTTCGAATTGCTCGTTCAGCAGCGCCGCGCGGGCCGCCGTGTCGGCATAGTGGCATTTGATCAAAGCCCCCGCCAGCCCGGCGTCGC from Pyramidobacter piscolens W5455 harbors:
- a CDS encoding DUF6282 family protein yields the protein MRDCLRGAYEMHVHTSPDVTARKCSDLELARRFRDAGLAGALIKCHYADTAARAALLNEQFEELHFAGGVTLNSSVGGLNPEAVAVSGKMGGRIVWFPTMDSRSYQEFRKQNGTPDVDSSKCIYILDARGNLIPEALAVLETAKRCGMLVGTGHVSAAEGLALARAGAKTGCQVILTHADNPADVYTTDQQREAAALGAIVEHCYFTTYYKRTPIETIAAQIRAVGVERVILSTDFGQPQSPYSDEGLSQYADLLAAQGFSDAELSMMFRDTPARLLGFER